In the Oscarella lobularis chromosome 14, ooOscLobu1.1, whole genome shotgun sequence genome, one interval contains:
- the LOC136195755 gene encoding nucleolar protein 16-like yields the protein MASARTRKARKRVKARSTKPAFKQKRKNRKLKFEGPIGDAYDSKKTLRENFKAMGLVLDPNEPTDGNRTKTSVVEALEQDAASRQRKGPSPRHIAPGEAKFLSDLIQKYGTNYEAMARDESNRYQHTPNQIQRKCRAFLERQQS from the exons ATGGCGAGTGCGCGGACACGCAAAGCGAGAAAGCGAGTGAAAGCGCGCTCGACGAAGCCTGCGTTCaagcaaaaacgaaaaaatcgaaagctGAAGTTTGA AGGCCCGATTGGCGATGCATACGAttcgaagaagacgcttCGGGAGAACTTCAAAGCGATGGGACTCGTACTCGATCCGAATGAGCCGACCGAT GGTAACAGGACAAAGACAAGTGTTGTGGAAG cTTTGGAACAAGATGCCGCCTCTAGGCAGAGGAAAGGGCCCAGCCCACGGCACATTGCTCCCGGTGAAGCCAAGTTCCTTTCTGATCTCATCCAGAAATATGGCACAAACTACGAA gcAATGGCTCGTGACGAGTCCAACCGGTACCAACACACACCGAATCAAATTCAACGAAAATGCAGAGCGTTTTTGGAGCGGCAGCAGTCCTGA